One genomic window of Undibacterium cyanobacteriorum includes the following:
- a CDS encoding bifunctional acetate--CoA ligase family protein/GNAT family N-acetyltransferase has product MNKHYLTSLFSPRSVLIFSGSQHHPERQSPMAKVFMQHFQNNAFEGTVTYLDIHMKGTLGDLAQSRADLAVIALPNEQLEAAMEVVGRIQCRSALILSMGVDAGLAKRLHKIAHQHGVYLLGPNSLGFQRPKYHLNASAMGKMAQPGSLAVVSQSGALTSSILDWATKNGVGFSTVVSLGVNTAVDMAQVLDYLADDASTQTIVVYMESISDARRFMSSLRAAANSKPVIVLKGGRRPDGSKVALTHSGNIVGSDAIFDAALQRAGAVRVHSMVQLFAAAKCLSARYLPVGRRLAVISNGGGPAVLAADFVNEVGLQLARLPAEVVKNIQKKLSPFAVLDDLIDLSQDANEHHYREVVNACAHCVDVDGILVILSPIAGVDTGAIAQVLADLQTTVGKPLITCWMGDEKVTAARTILFKAGIPSFRTPEAAVDAFNHVSLFHRTQQMLRQVPPPLSQLAQPDIEGARILIESVLAERRKVLTEMESKALLSAFHIPVTKTILARTPTEAMLVANQLGYPVALKIDSVDIPHKSEVQGVVLNVANAAGVRDGWQNMMTRVTRLRPEAKINGVTVQNMSGKPEGREIFIGVSTDELFGPVISFGAGGVMIELIADRAIELPPLNQFLASRLIERVRCAEMLGAWRGAAPVHREAIEQILLRVSEMVCALPQLREMDINPVIVDADGALAVDARVVVDHSPSEPGNYEHLAISPYPSDREMEWPLRDGRVYTVRPLHPHDAEMLQELVRRLSPESRYFRFVSSMKELSERMLAKFTLIDYDREMALVAIHTEKIPNEDGSFEEVERIIGVSRYVTNPDKTTCEFSLLIADDFAGQGLGTRLMLSIIDVARSRGLAMIEGLVLSNNVNMLRLMRSLEFEVRPYEEDRDFKLCVKAL; this is encoded by the coding sequence ATGAATAAGCACTATCTCACATCACTGTTTTCGCCTCGCTCGGTTTTGATTTTTTCTGGAAGTCAGCACCACCCAGAACGCCAATCACCGATGGCGAAAGTGTTTATGCAGCATTTCCAAAATAATGCTTTCGAAGGCACGGTGACCTATCTTGATATTCACATGAAGGGAACGCTCGGTGATCTGGCCCAGTCTCGCGCTGATCTCGCCGTGATTGCCTTACCGAACGAGCAGTTAGAGGCCGCCATGGAAGTGGTCGGGCGCATACAGTGTCGCTCGGCTTTAATCCTATCCATGGGCGTCGATGCGGGTCTGGCAAAACGCTTACATAAAATTGCCCATCAACATGGAGTGTACTTGCTAGGGCCGAATAGTCTCGGATTTCAACGCCCCAAATATCATTTGAACGCGAGTGCCATGGGCAAGATGGCGCAGCCCGGTTCCTTGGCAGTGGTCTCGCAATCAGGGGCTTTAACTTCTTCGATTCTGGATTGGGCGACCAAGAATGGTGTGGGCTTTTCTACCGTCGTTTCCTTGGGGGTCAATACCGCGGTCGATATGGCGCAAGTGCTGGATTATCTGGCTGATGATGCGAGCACGCAAACCATTGTCGTGTACATGGAAAGTATTAGTGACGCACGACGCTTTATGAGTTCTTTGCGTGCCGCTGCGAATTCAAAACCTGTGATTGTGTTGAAAGGTGGGCGCCGCCCGGACGGCTCCAAAGTGGCCTTGACGCATTCTGGTAATATCGTTGGTAGTGATGCGATTTTCGATGCGGCTTTGCAAAGAGCAGGCGCGGTGCGTGTTCATTCCATGGTGCAGTTGTTCGCAGCGGCGAAGTGTCTTTCTGCTCGCTACTTACCAGTGGGCCGCCGCCTTGCCGTGATTTCGAATGGCGGTGGGCCAGCGGTGTTGGCGGCCGATTTTGTCAATGAAGTTGGTTTGCAATTAGCCCGCTTACCGGCCGAGGTCGTTAAAAATATTCAGAAGAAGCTATCACCTTTTGCGGTGCTTGATGATTTAATCGATCTCTCGCAGGACGCTAACGAGCACCATTATCGTGAAGTGGTGAACGCATGTGCTCATTGCGTTGATGTGGATGGCATCCTCGTCATTTTGTCGCCGATTGCGGGTGTCGATACGGGAGCCATTGCTCAGGTTCTTGCGGACCTTCAGACTACAGTTGGAAAGCCGCTCATTACCTGTTGGATGGGTGATGAAAAAGTGACTGCAGCTCGTACCATTTTATTTAAGGCAGGAATTCCGAGTTTCCGCACCCCTGAAGCCGCGGTCGATGCGTTCAATCATGTTTCTTTATTCCATCGCACCCAGCAGATGTTGCGCCAGGTACCACCGCCGCTTTCGCAGTTGGCGCAACCCGACATCGAGGGCGCGCGTATTTTGATCGAAAGCGTGTTAGCCGAACGTCGCAAAGTCCTGACCGAAATGGAATCGAAGGCATTGCTGTCGGCCTTTCATATTCCAGTGACAAAAACCATCTTGGCACGAACGCCAACTGAGGCGATGTTGGTCGCTAATCAGTTAGGATACCCGGTCGCGCTCAAGATCGATTCAGTCGACATCCCGCATAAGTCTGAAGTGCAAGGCGTGGTCTTGAATGTAGCCAATGCGGCCGGTGTGCGCGATGGCTGGCAAAATATGATGACGCGAGTCACGCGTCTCCGACCAGAAGCAAAAATCAATGGCGTTACTGTGCAAAACATGTCGGGCAAGCCAGAAGGCCGAGAGATTTTCATTGGTGTTTCGACCGATGAATTATTTGGCCCCGTCATCTCCTTCGGTGCTGGTGGTGTCATGATTGAGCTAATCGCCGATCGTGCCATCGAACTTCCGCCCTTGAATCAATTCTTGGCGAGTCGTTTGATTGAGCGCGTGCGTTGCGCTGAAATGTTGGGTGCTTGGCGTGGTGCTGCGCCAGTGCATCGTGAAGCCATCGAGCAAATTTTGTTGCGGGTTTCTGAGATGGTGTGCGCCTTGCCGCAGCTGCGTGAGATGGATATTAATCCAGTCATCGTTGACGCCGACGGTGCACTCGCCGTGGATGCGCGCGTGGTAGTTGACCATTCACCATCGGAACCTGGTAACTACGAGCACTTGGCGATTTCGCCGTATCCTTCAGATCGTGAAATGGAATGGCCGTTGCGTGATGGTAGGGTCTACACGGTCCGTCCTTTGCATCCGCACGACGCCGAGATGTTGCAAGAATTGGTGCGACGATTGTCGCCCGAGAGCCGCTATTTCCGTTTTGTCTCTTCGATGAAGGAATTATCGGAACGCATGTTGGCCAAGTTCACCTTGATTGATTATGACCGTGAAATGGCTCTGGTGGCGATTCATACCGAGAAAATACCAAATGAAGATGGTAGTTTCGAAGAGGTCGAACGTATTATTGGCGTTTCACGTTATGTGACCAATCCCGACAAAACGACGTGCGAATTTTCTTTACTAATTGCAGATGATTTTGCTGGCCAAGGTTTGGGGACGCGCCTCATGCTATCGATTATCGATGTGGCCCGCAGTCGTGGACTGGCGATGATTGAAGGCCTAGTGTTGAGCAACAACGTCAACATGTTGCGTTTGATGCGTAGCTTGGAGTTTGAAGTCCGTCCATATGAAGAAGATAGGGACTTTAAACTGTGTGTCAAAGCTCTTTAA
- a CDS encoding helix-turn-helix domain-containing protein has translation MPKATTLIEVLRRELKAKRITYQELAKRIGISESSVKRMFSTKSLTLQRLDQILDASEISLHDLTLRSYEESLIEELTYEQEEELISDPKKFIVAVSAMNFLSLEQIVDIYALSEPEVIAYLVRLDHLGILELMPNNRIKLLLSRTFRWRPNGPIQRFHQRESFADYLNSTFGDKHEFMQFVNVMLSKQSSAAFLTRLKQLIRDISDQHQLDAVLPFEEKHRMSFMVAGRPWIPNYFQAMIRPEYIAKHAEKKRRTGR, from the coding sequence ATGCCAAAAGCCACCACCCTTATCGAAGTATTAAGACGCGAACTCAAAGCGAAGCGGATTACTTACCAAGAATTAGCGAAACGTATTGGCATTTCTGAATCAAGTGTTAAGCGGATGTTTTCGACCAAAAGCTTGACCTTGCAAAGGCTCGATCAAATTCTCGATGCCTCCGAAATTAGCTTACATGACCTCACTTTGCGCAGTTATGAAGAATCATTGATTGAAGAGCTCACCTACGAACAAGAGGAGGAACTCATCAGTGATCCTAAAAAGTTCATCGTCGCCGTGTCAGCAATGAACTTTCTATCGCTCGAGCAAATTGTCGATATTTATGCTTTGAGCGAACCCGAAGTGATCGCCTACTTGGTCCGACTCGACCATTTAGGCATTCTGGAGCTGATGCCGAATAATCGCATCAAGCTTTTGTTGTCACGGACTTTCCGTTGGCGCCCGAATGGTCCCATACAGCGTTTTCACCAACGTGAATCTTTTGCTGACTACCTCAACTCGACTTTCGGTGACAAACACGAATTCATGCAATTCGTGAACGTCATGCTATCGAAACAGTCGAGCGCCGCTTTTCTCACACGACTCAAACAACTGATACGTGACATCTCCGATCAACATCAACTTGATGCCGTCTTGCCGTTTGAAGAAAAACATAGGATGAGTTTTATGGTGGCCGGACGACCATGGATTCCGAACTACTTTCAAGCCATGATTCGGCCGGAGTACATCGCTAAACACGCGGAAAAAAAACGTCGCACGGGTCGATGA
- the msrA gene encoding peptide-methionine (S)-S-oxide reductase MsrA — MALEAATFGAGRFWDTEAVFQHIRGVKSVQPGYAGGSLVRTSYEEVCSGETGHAEVVQVVFDTTVVSYAALLEVFFKIHDPCAQTFGDDIKASPHRSVVLFHNIEQKRQATEAFKKQERICCSKLRTELAAYQGFIPAEPEHRNFYKTNRNDPYCQEFIVPKIIRSREIFARKKMAA, encoded by the coding sequence ATGGCGCTTGAAGCAGCGACGTTCGGGGCAGGTCGTTTTTGGGACACCGAAGCCGTCTTTCAGCATATTCGTGGTGTGAAATCAGTACAACCAGGCTACGCTGGCGGTTCTCTTGTGCGTACGAGCTACGAGGAGGTTTGTAGCGGAGAGACCGGTCACGCCGAAGTTGTCCAAGTCGTGTTTGACACCACCGTGGTTTCTTACGCGGCTCTACTCGAAGTTTTTTTCAAGATCCATGATCCTTGCGCGCAGACCTTTGGCGATGATATAAAAGCTTCACCGCATCGCTCTGTAGTGCTGTTTCATAACATCGAACAAAAACGCCAGGCGACCGAAGCATTCAAAAAACAAGAACGTATCTGCTGTTCCAAATTGCGTACCGAACTTGCCGCATACCAAGGCTTTATTCCAGCCGAACCAGAACACCGTAACTTCTATAAGACGAACCGAAACGACCCCTACTGCCAAGAATTCATCGTCCCCAAAATCATCCGCTCAAGGGAGATTTTCGCTAGAAAAAAGATGGCAGCTTGA
- the pdxH gene encoding pyridoxamine 5'-phosphate oxidase yields MSIAHLRKDYQLASLSENEVAADPFTQFSAWFEQAMKAEVPELNAMSLSTVNAEGKPSSRIVLIKDFDQRGFTWFTNYDSRKGRELESNPHAALLFFWSALERQVRIEGRIEKISLQENDTYFHSRPVGSRQSALASAQSQEIANRAELELKLAKVIEQFGEQPPRPEHWGGYRLVPEMLEFWQGRSSRLHDRIVYRKQDNGEWKIIRLQP; encoded by the coding sequence ATGTCTATCGCTCATCTTCGCAAAGACTATCAACTTGCCAGCCTCTCTGAAAATGAAGTCGCAGCAGATCCATTTACTCAATTCTCGGCGTGGTTTGAGCAAGCCATGAAAGCCGAAGTACCAGAACTGAATGCTATGAGTCTTTCTACGGTCAATGCGGAAGGTAAGCCTTCATCACGCATCGTACTCATCAAAGATTTTGATCAGCGTGGTTTCACTTGGTTCACCAATTACGATAGCCGCAAAGGGCGAGAACTTGAAAGCAATCCCCACGCCGCTTTGCTGTTCTTTTGGAGTGCGCTCGAGCGTCAAGTGCGTATTGAAGGACGAATAGAAAAAATTTCCCTGCAAGAAAACGATACCTACTTTCACAGTCGCCCAGTCGGTAGCCGACAAAGTGCACTGGCTTCGGCGCAGAGTCAAGAAATCGCGAACCGTGCCGAACTTGAGCTGAAATTAGCGAAGGTGATCGAGCAGTTTGGTGAACAACCACCGCGTCCGGAGCATTGGGGTGGTTATCGATTGGTGCCGGAGATGCTAGAGTTCTGGCAGGGTCGCAGTTCTCGCCTACATGACCGCATCGTTTATCGCAAACAAGACAACGGCGAATGGAAAATTATTCGTCTGCAGCCGTGA
- a CDS encoding hemerythrin domain-containing protein, with the protein MPSDLLFAAAPGFDQPLAVLKHCHDRIRKQLATLQKLPEHLQKHGADEQAQTAAQGILRYFIQAAPLHHEDEEHDLLPSLQASVSESERAQFEINLSKILEQHQRMAELWEQLKQVLTRISEAQTSIIDPGLIDAFTNLYAEHMAIEENHIAPLAAKSLSAEQFAIMGQHMQQRRGIQSA; encoded by the coding sequence ATGCCAAGCGACCTCCTCTTTGCCGCTGCACCTGGTTTCGATCAGCCTCTCGCTGTCCTTAAACACTGCCATGATCGCATTCGCAAACAACTAGCGACCTTACAAAAGCTCCCCGAGCATTTGCAAAAACATGGCGCAGATGAACAAGCGCAAACTGCGGCACAGGGCATCCTGCGCTACTTTATTCAAGCGGCTCCACTTCATCACGAAGATGAGGAACACGATCTACTGCCGTCACTTCAGGCCAGCGTCAGCGAAAGTGAGCGCGCGCAATTCGAAATCAATTTAAGCAAAATACTGGAACAACATCAGCGCATGGCGGAATTATGGGAACAGCTTAAACAAGTTCTTACTCGCATTAGCGAGGCACAAACCAGCATCATCGATCCCGGTCTTATCGATGCTTTCACAAACCTGTATGCAGAGCACATGGCGATCGAAGAAAACCATATCGCACCGCTCGCAGCCAAGAGTCTAAGTGCGGAGCAATTTGCGATCATGGGACAACACATGCAACAGCGGCGCGGCATTCAATCAGCCTGA
- the tcdA gene encoding tRNA cyclic N6-threonylcarbamoyladenosine(37) synthase TcdA translates to MHSSAASPDLDHDIDYERRFGGVARLYGAAGLAAFQKAHVCVIGVGGVGSWVVEALARTAIGHITMIDLDNVAESNVNRQIQAHTETLGKAKVTALAERIALINPTCKVHQVEDFVEPGNLDQMIGAAGFDYVVDAIDSVKAKTALIAYCRDKKIPLITIGAAGGQTDPSKIEIRDLSRTEQEPLLALVRKRLRQNFGFPRGSKNKFGIDAVFSMEALTMPETAEVCEVPSSTVGTAGDEGAATTGISGLNCAGFGSSIVVTASFGLAAAAHVLRKLSGRA, encoded by the coding sequence ATGCATAGCTCAGCTGCCTCTCCCGATCTTGACCATGATATTGATTACGAGCGCCGTTTTGGTGGCGTTGCCCGTTTGTATGGCGCTGCTGGGTTGGCGGCTTTTCAGAAGGCACATGTGTGTGTGATTGGCGTTGGTGGTGTCGGATCTTGGGTAGTCGAAGCATTAGCGCGCACGGCGATTGGTCATATCACGATGATCGATCTTGATAATGTGGCTGAATCGAATGTGAATCGTCAAATTCAAGCGCATACAGAAACTTTGGGCAAGGCAAAAGTGACAGCGCTTGCAGAACGAATTGCTTTAATTAACCCGACTTGCAAAGTCCATCAAGTCGAGGACTTTGTCGAACCTGGAAATTTGGATCAGATGATAGGCGCCGCTGGTTTTGATTATGTGGTCGATGCCATCGATAGTGTCAAAGCCAAGACTGCCTTGATCGCCTATTGCCGAGATAAGAAAATTCCTTTGATTACGATTGGCGCTGCAGGTGGGCAAACTGATCCAAGTAAGATCGAAATTCGCGATCTCTCACGAACCGAACAGGAACCCTTGTTAGCCCTTGTGCGCAAACGTCTACGCCAAAATTTTGGTTTTCCTCGCGGCAGCAAAAATAAGTTTGGAATTGATGCAGTGTTCTCAATGGAAGCCTTGACGATGCCGGAAACAGCTGAGGTATGTGAGGTGCCGAGCTCGACTGTAGGGACAGCCGGGGATGAAGGGGCGGCGACCACCGGAATTTCTGGTTTGAATTGTGCTGGATTTGGGTCTTCGATCGTGGTCACCGCATCGTTCGGTTTGGCGGCTGCCGCACATGTCTTACGCAAACTTTCCGGGCGTGCCTAA
- a CDS encoding sensor histidine kinase: MASFRTESSSVTPIHPRDQAGASIDLLGLLEKGRLLCVSGQFDEIPQHLDYIKTFELEPICAVMLETLQLYPNANNGHLQDSQRLQRLSDLLELAKVLDSKLAQAWAWELMQLLQNNLLLHHAALHSNAMAVELFEQCDRKREAFTTKVSRCLIMVPCEMYREVIEMGEQLLREREHLDPVALCNILRSSASANYFLGIETDGDQHQQFLQTALSLHEECLRIAKGYQIHKFELISHTNIAIINAYLGRREPTTYHLLKIEGMQVNANKVNPSWGYWLRFCEALLLCESPEFERGWEALIALDLELRKLDLSTAAVHDSVLRKIISYGRRWHYLEIALDASLALAELNSKRRRLLSQTLSATVEDIMSLPRLVQKNQELSQQGHQLEASLARQNAELNNTLEQLRAEANIRKKAEYALHQAHAKLEQQIQARTQELEAAMDVVMRQEKQLALGRLVVGIAHEMNTPLGNALMAASTMDDYCQQLSADLSGTSLKRSQLQISLHALHEGNRLLRRALDVASNLVQRFRALAIEQHTETIQNFDLQGLCAGVVADWQKRFQERQAELSMYSDTAVRIRSYPNALTQVLEQILENCLFHGLTSGELARVELHLYQHGQEIELQVSDNGNGIAQDHLGRLFEPFFSRQLGQGGMGLGLSIAHSLITDLMRGHITIANRPEGGTCVTIRIPTDSETSFKL, translated from the coding sequence ATGGCCTCTTTTCGAACCGAATCGAGCTCGGTCACCCCAATCCATCCACGCGATCAAGCGGGGGCTTCCATCGACCTCTTAGGTTTATTAGAAAAAGGTCGCCTGCTCTGCGTCTCTGGTCAATTCGATGAAATTCCTCAACATCTCGACTACATCAAAACTTTTGAGCTCGAGCCGATTTGCGCTGTGATGCTTGAGACGCTGCAGCTTTACCCGAATGCCAACAATGGACATTTACAAGACTCACAGCGTCTTCAACGCCTCAGTGATTTATTAGAACTCGCCAAAGTTCTCGATTCCAAATTGGCCCAAGCGTGGGCTTGGGAACTCATGCAACTGCTGCAAAACAATTTGTTGTTGCATCACGCAGCACTGCATAGTAATGCCATGGCGGTCGAACTGTTCGAACAATGCGATCGCAAACGCGAAGCCTTCACTACAAAAGTGAGTCGCTGTCTAATCATGGTTCCCTGCGAAATGTATCGCGAAGTCATCGAAATGGGTGAGCAACTTTTGCGGGAACGTGAACATCTTGATCCGGTAGCCTTGTGCAATATTTTGCGCTCTAGCGCGTCAGCCAACTACTTTCTCGGGATCGAAACTGACGGCGATCAGCATCAACAATTCTTGCAAACTGCACTGAGTCTTCACGAGGAATGTTTGCGCATTGCCAAGGGCTATCAGATCCATAAATTCGAGCTGATTAGCCATACCAATATAGCCATCATCAATGCCTACCTAGGACGTCGAGAACCGACCACCTACCATTTGCTCAAGATCGAAGGCATGCAAGTCAATGCGAATAAGGTCAATCCGAGTTGGGGATATTGGCTACGCTTTTGTGAGGCGCTTCTCCTGTGTGAGAGCCCTGAATTTGAACGTGGCTGGGAGGCCTTGATTGCTCTGGATCTTGAACTTCGCAAACTCGATCTCAGCACTGCCGCAGTCCATGACTCTGTACTACGAAAAATTATCAGTTATGGTCGACGTTGGCATTACCTTGAGATCGCGCTCGATGCTAGCCTTGCACTAGCCGAGCTTAATAGTAAGCGACGTCGCTTGCTGTCACAGACACTGAGCGCCACCGTTGAAGACATCATGAGCTTACCGAGATTGGTGCAGAAAAATCAAGAATTGAGCCAACAGGGACATCAATTAGAAGCCTCCTTAGCACGTCAAAATGCAGAACTCAACAACACCTTGGAGCAACTGCGCGCAGAGGCAAACATCCGAAAAAAGGCAGAGTATGCTTTGCACCAAGCGCACGCCAAACTGGAACAACAGATCCAAGCACGCACCCAAGAACTAGAAGCTGCGATGGATGTCGTTATGCGCCAAGAAAAACAATTGGCGCTCGGGCGCTTGGTGGTGGGCATCGCACATGAAATGAACACCCCACTCGGCAATGCTCTCATGGCTGCGAGTACCATGGATGATTACTGTCAACAACTGAGTGCTGATCTGAGTGGAACTAGCCTGAAACGTAGTCAACTACAAATCAGTCTGCATGCCTTACATGAAGGGAATCGCTTGTTGCGGCGCGCGCTGGATGTCGCCAGTAACTTGGTGCAGCGATTCCGCGCCTTAGCCATCGAACAGCACACTGAAACGATTCAAAATTTCGACTTACAGGGACTCTGTGCGGGTGTCGTGGCGGACTGGCAAAAACGTTTTCAAGAACGGCAAGCCGAGTTGTCGATGTATTCCGACACTGCGGTACGAATCCGTAGTTATCCCAATGCTCTCACGCAAGTTCTCGAGCAAATTTTGGAAAACTGCCTATTTCACGGCTTGACTTCGGGTGAACTGGCGCGCGTCGAACTTCATCTGTATCAGCACGGGCAAGAAATTGAATTACAGGTCAGCGACAATGGTAACGGCATCGCGCAAGATCATCTTGGTCGACTCTTCGAACCCTTCTTTAGTCGACAACTAGGCCAAGGCGGCATGGGATTGGGGCTCAGTATTGCGCATAGTTTGATCACTGATCTTATGCGCGGTCACATCACGATTGCCAACCGCCCCGAGGGTGGCACTTGCGTCACGATTCGGATTCCGACGGACAGCGAAACTTCCTTCAAACTCTGA
- a CDS encoding DMT family transporter translates to MPSYLLFIIASLIWGSTFWAITQQLGQVAPAVSVAYRFGLAAACLFAWCIWRGHKIKLPWRQHRWLMLHGFCTFSLSYVCTYSSEQYVVSALVAVLFSLMVIWSPILERIFLGRALSAQIWLAASVSIGGVILLFYPTLRENFGSGHPLAPAELHHFVFGIALALTATLASTFGNLVVIKVRELNQDVLGTMAWAMAWGTFFISLYAIFKGESWSIPHTLQYWGALLYLSIFGSVIAFACYFTLINRIGAQKTVFIGVITPLISVLLSIQLENYRPGWIEWLGMLLCLSGVAWAMLGKKVSPRLTAEN, encoded by the coding sequence ATGCCATCCTATCTTCTTTTCATCATTGCTTCATTGATTTGGGGCTCGACCTTTTGGGCCATCACCCAGCAATTAGGACAAGTCGCCCCGGCGGTATCAGTAGCTTATCGTTTTGGTTTGGCGGCCGCTTGTTTATTCGCTTGGTGCATCTGGCGCGGCCACAAAATCAAACTCCCTTGGCGCCAACATCGTTGGTTGATGCTGCATGGTTTTTGCACCTTCAGTCTGTCCTATGTTTGCACTTACTCCTCTGAACAGTATGTCGTGTCGGCCTTGGTCGCGGTGCTCTTTTCCTTGATGGTCATTTGGAGTCCGATTCTCGAGCGGATCTTTCTCGGTCGTGCCCTCAGTGCTCAAATCTGGCTTGCCGCTTCCGTCTCAATTGGTGGCGTCATCCTTTTGTTTTACCCAACACTCCGAGAAAACTTTGGTAGCGGTCACCCACTCGCACCGGCCGAACTTCACCATTTCGTGTTCGGCATAGCACTTGCGCTGACGGCGACTTTGGCCAGCACCTTCGGCAATCTCGTCGTGATCAAAGTGCGTGAGCTCAATCAGGATGTACTCGGCACCATGGCGTGGGCGATGGCCTGGGGCACTTTCTTTATCAGCCTCTATGCGATCTTCAAAGGAGAATCTTGGTCCATCCCACATACTTTGCAATATTGGGGAGCCTTGCTGTATTTATCGATCTTTGGATCTGTTATCGCATTCGCTTGTTACTTCACCCTCATCAATCGAATCGGCGCACAAAAAACCGTTTTCATTGGCGTCATCACACCGCTGATTTCGGTATTGTTATCGATTCAACTAGAAAACTATCGCCCCGGGTGGATCGAGTGGTTAGGCATGCTGTTATGCCTGTCTGGTGTCGCATGGGCCATGCTCGGCAAGAAAGTCTCGCCACGCCTGACAGCAGAGAATTAG